Within Ascochyta rabiei chromosome 4, complete sequence, the genomic segment TTAATTTCCAAAGTTCGGTCCTGGACGATTGAACTTCTGGAGGCATTGGACTTTCTCCATCGCAATGGCATCGTGCACAAGCGGGTATTCCCGAACAACATTCTTCTCACTAAGTCTTCAGATGGAAACGTCTCTGTCAAATTGGCGGACGTCGCATTCCAGCAGAGCTTACACCACCTCAAAGACTTGTACCGTGGCGAACAAGCCTTCACATCCTCATGGTCGGCTTTCTGGGTTGCAGCTGAGCTTGGAAAAGATGCCAAACGGACAAGAAAGACAGATGTGTGGGATCTTGGGGTTGTCTTCCTCCAGATGCTGTTCGGTCTAGATGTACCTCTTAAGTACAACTCACCCAAAGATTTATCAGAAGCACTTGGCTGCTCTGAGCCTCTTCAAGAAATGATGCGAAAGTTTTTCAAACCGGACCCACGGAAGCGCCCCTCGGCATTCGACCTCATACCATGCGAATTCTTACGAAACGACGTACCCGTGTACGAACGACCTCCGACACCGATGCGTTCGCGACattcctcttcttctctcaGTCATTACAGGCTTCGCCGCGAGTCGtctgctggtgctggagtGTCCTATTCCCGCTATGCAGAAGATTGGGTCGAGCAGGGACGTTTAGGCAAGGGGGGGTATGGTGAGGTTGTCAAGGCGCGTAACAAACTAGACAATCGTGTTTACGCCATCAAGAAGATCAAACAGAAGTCAGCATCGGCGCTGACTGAAGTTTTGTCGGAGGTCATGCTGTTGTCGCGGCTCAATCACCCATGTGTTGTCCGTTATTACACGGCATGGCCTGAGGAAGACAGTGGTAGCAATCCAGATCTGTCCGACGACGATTCGGCATTCGACTCGGACGACTCGGCCTCTCACTCCGATGTCTCCCCTGGCGGGACACGCAGCGTTACCTACAGTCGGAGCACAGGAGGATTAGATTTTATTAGCTCCAACGGGTATAAGATTGAATTTGGCTCTGATGTCGGTTcggacgaagacgacgatgGGGCTGTTGTTTTTGGGTCTGACTCTGGTACGTTGTTTCATCCTTACTATTCTACCATCCTAACACCAATGCAGAAGACGGAACAGGCACTGCAAGTGCTGGTCCGCTTTCGCCCATGGTTCGGAAACGAACCGCGTCTGGCACATTCGCCGCTCGGTCGACAAGATCCATTCTGTACATCCAAATGGAGTTCTGTGAAAAGCAAACCCTTCGTGACCTTATCCGCAAGGGATTGTATGATGATCCAGAAGAATATTGGCGACTTTTCCGACAGATTTTGGAAGGGCTTGCTCATATACACGGTCATACTATCATTCATCGCGACCTCAAACCGGACAACATCTTCATCGACATGGCCAAAGTACCCAAAATTGGAGACTTCGGTCTGGCTACGAGCGGCCAGTACCAGAAAACTGACAGCAAAGTGTCCAATGGCAATCAGGACGGTGGTGGCGACATGACACGTAGCGTCGGTACTGCACTTTACGTGGCTCCAGAGCTCAGCTCTACAGTGGCGGGCACCTATAACGAGAAGGTCGATATGTACTCCATGGGTATCATCTTCTTTGAGATGTGCTATCCGCTAGGCACGGCTATGGAGCGAGACAAAGAGATTCGAATTTTGCGCGAGCGCAAGCATGCTCTCCCCTCTGAATTTGAAACCCCACAAAAGTCACTCCAAGGTAGCATCATCAGGTCTTTAATCAGTCATCGACCGTCTGAGCGCCCCAGCTGCGCCGAGCTGCTCAGGACTGGCAAGGTCCCTGTACAGATGGAGGACGAGGCTGTCAAAGAAGCTCTCAAGGCTCTGTCGGATCGCAACTCTCCCCATTATGCAAAGATGATGACTGCTCTGTTCTCGCAGAAGCCGGACACTCAGGCAAAAGACTACACTTGGGACATGGGCGCTACCGCGCAGACCATCAAAGCAAATGACGTTCTTCTGCAGAACCTAGTCAAAGACCGGCTGGCAATGGTATTCAGAAGTCACGGTGCTGTGGAAGTTCAGCGTCAGCTACTACTGCCATGGTCTGATCACTACACCGATAACAACGTTGTCAAGCTCTTTGATCCCTCGGGCACATTGGTACAATTGCCTTACGACCTCATATTACCCCATGCCCGTAGCATCGGCAGAGGTGCTCCGTTTTTGGAGAAGACGTTTACTATTGGTCAAGTGTATCGCGACAATTATACTGGCGGTGCACCCATGAGTAGCGGCGAGGCCGATTTCGATATCCTTTCGTACGATACGCTGGATCTAGCTTTGAAGGAGGCCCAGGTTCTGAAGGTGGTCGACGAGGTCATCGATGAGTTCCCTTCGTTGCGGTCGACTCAGATGTGCTTTCACATCAATCATTCCAATTTACTGGAGATCATCATGGATTTCTGCAGGATTAGTGTACCTCAACGTCCAGCAGTGAAAGCCGTACTTAGTAAACTGAATATTGGCAAGAACAATTGGCAGACGATTCGCAATGAGCTGCGTTCCTCGGATATCGGCATATCTTCTACATCGCTAGATGATCTTGCTCGCTTCGACTGGAGGGACACACCGGAAAAGGCCTTCTCGAAATTACGGCGCATATTTGAAGGCACTAAGCATCACGATCGGACACATGCCATCTTCGGTCATCTCAGCTCTGTAGTAAACTATATGAAGCTGTGGAATGTAAAGCGGAAAGTGTACCTAAGTGCGCTCAGCAGCTTCAATGAAAAGTTCTACACCGGTGGCATTCTCTTCCAATGCCTCTTCGACACCAAACAGCGATTAGTCCTCGCTGCAGGCGGTCGTTATGATAAACTCATCGAAGAGTACCGGCCTAAAGGACCTGGACACAATCAAACCAGCATCGGCTATCATGCAGTTGGCGTTAACCTTGGATGGGACAGACTTGTCAGTTCAATGACACGCTATTTGAAGAAGCCCGAGAAGTCGGCCTTCCTCAAAAAACATCTAGAAGAAGATACTCCGGCCGTCTCGTGGATGCCTCGCCGCTGTGACTGCCTCATTGCCAGTTTCGACCCATCCGTCCTACGTTCAGCCGGTGTGAAAATGGTATCCGACCTCATTGCACACGGCTATACGGCCGAACTCTCTATCGATGCTCACTCTATCGAAGATGTCTTACGGCACTACCGCGATGACCGCCATAGCTGGGTGATCATCATCAAGCACGGCGTTGCTCCCGACAAACCCGACCTCAAAGTAAAATCCATCGCCAAGAAAGAAGACGCCGATCTGCGCTCCGCCGACTTACTCAACTACCTTCGCAACGAACTCCGCGATCGTGAATCCCGCGAAGGCAGCGCCGCTCAACGCCTTACCAAAGCTGCACCTGCACCgtcttcttcgccttctaCATCCACTCGCGCGAACGTCGATGTTCTGATTTCCCACCACAGATCTAAGAAAAGCAACAAATGGTCCATTGTAGAAGCCGCACAGTCCCGCTCCCACGAACTCCTCGATTCCTTTCAAGAGGCGCCTATCGCGGCTATTGAaactaaagaagaggtcaTGAACTCCATCAGAGAGACGAGACTCAGCGATCCGGATAGTTGGCGCCAGGCGATCCAGAAGCTGCCGATCGTGGAGAGGAAATATCTGCAGGAGTTGCATGATCTGTTGTTAGGGTACCGCGCGAAGTGGAGAGAGGTTAGGGGTGAAGAGGGTGGGAAGGGCAGTGGAGTGGGCGATGGAAAAGCGTTCGTATACAACTTCAGGACGGGAGGTTGCTTACTGTATGACCTTGATAATTGAATGGAAAGATTTTGGGCACATTAGAGATGGGTGATCGCTGTGTAGCGTTTGCTTAGCTGGTTTGTTGTGGCCTGCAGCTTCGACTGGAAACGAACTCGGGCGCTCCTGACGCGTAGTACAACAACAAGATTATACAGGACTTGAGCCTATCGCCTTGGAATTTAAAAGAGTGTAGAATACAGCATGTTGAATGCCATATCAAGATGCCTCGTGTGCCGGTGGAACCGCACAGGAATGGTCAATGCAAACTCTCGGTCCTAAATTTCCACTCAGTAATCATCTCCCCTCGAGATAATCTCCTTGCAATTAGGTCGAAGTAGGACCGTCTACCTCGCAGTCAGCAATCAGTCTTCCCCGCTTGAACATGCCTACTCACATGTTCGAACTGCGCAACGTAAGACCCAGGTACGTCCACCAGCGGTCCGTATTGCTGCACAATACCACTCGCAACCAACGTCTTCATACCAAGATGGTAGTTCTTGGCTCCGACGCGCTCCAGGTAACGGCGGGAAAAGACCAGTGTGCCGAAGTTGTCGTCAATCAACTTCAGCAGCGTCTTGGCAGACGAGTGGTGTAGGCCGCGAGCGCTGACGCTCTCATTGCGTCCGTAACCGTACACGCCCACGTCGTCGCGGATGGAGCCTCGGCCTGTGCTGCCAAAGGTTTCGATCGCGAAGACGTCGCCTTCTTCCATACGCTGGTTGGTGCGGGTTTTAACGAAGGGGACTTGTTTATCGCCGTGGATCTTGTAGCGGAGGATGTTGTGGCCGGTTATGTTGTTGATGCTTTTGATAGGGATAGTCTTTCTGTTCAGCGTGACTTCGTAACTCTCCATTACTTCTTGGATGGCGGCGCTAATTTGATCCATGCGTGCGTCGATGCCGGCTTCCTAGATGTTTCTATTAGACATATCGCTAGAGTCCAGGGTCCTGACATTAACTCACCTTCAGGCCTGTGTTGGTGGCGGCTTTGACGCCCTCGAGTAGGTTGTCATAAACCGGGTTGTGAGCAACGGTGAAAGCGCTGTCGACGATTCGACCGTTCACGTGCACTCCAAAGTCTACACTCAAGACATCGTCATACTGAAGCACGATCTCCTTAGCGCCAGGGTTGGGCGTCCAGTGAGCAGCGACGTTATTCAAGCACAATCCGGTCGGGAAACCCATGCCGGCTTTGAGAGCGTCTCCAGTTTCAGTGGCCTGGTGTCCAACTAGTCCACGCACACCATCTTCGATTTCATCGGCGAGTCGGCTCATAGTAATTCCAGGCTTTGCAATTGTCTGTACATACTGACGAACTTGACGATGGGTCTCGGCTGCTTTGCGGTAATCGTTCAAGAACGCATCATCCATGTTGTCCATGATGGACACATGTCGAATTTCCTCGTCCGTAGTGCGTTGTAGATTCTCGTCCTGATTTTGGTTCTCCGAAATCTGGCCTTTCGGGTATGGCTGATTTCTGAAGATATCGGCGAGTGGGACACGGGGAGGACTTGTCTGCTGGGTGACGAGTgctttcttctttttgtTCTTGTTCCTCTTTCGCTTTTTCTTCTGGCCTCTTGAAGTCAGTTTTGCTTTCATGTACGATACAACAAGCTCACCGTTGGTGGCATCATTGTTGAGCTTCAAGTCGGTTCCATCTTTGTCGTCGTCATGGTCATCGGCGTCATCGTCCTCCCCTTCGAGAGCACCCCCAAGCAATCCACTCGCCGCAGCTGGCTTGGGAGGGTTGATGGAATCAATTCCAGTGCCAATTGAAGATTCTGTAATGTTTTTTCAGAGCAGCTCGAGACTCACATATACCGTACAGGCATGCTTGTTACATACCATCATGGCCTCGGCGTTGCTCCTCAGGTGTTTGTGATCCCATGATTCGCTTCGAGCTGTCTGCATTAAGTTTGAGAGGGGATTTTTGTACAGGAGCTGGACAATGGAAGAGCTGCTCAAGAAGAGCAGCTGATATAGGCATCCATAAGAGCCGACCTTCCCGATTCAGTCTTAGCACGCCGTCAACTCCGAAACTTTGCGCGGAGTTCATGTAGAACAACTGATCAGAGAGCGACAACCTGATCCTCGAATTTCATAGCTCCTGATGCTTGGTTTCTCGATCTTCCAGGAAGGTGCCAGCCTCTGTCTCCCTACCTGCAACATCTTGTTCACAGCCTCCAGGTGCTCATAGCGCGGCGCGTCCTCTCCTAAGCCCCATGCAAACAAACCGCCGATGTTATTGCGAGACCGAAGGAACAATTTCATCTTTGCCTGGATGCTGCTCGGTGTATCCCATGAGCGCCCGTACTGGGATCTTCCATCAGCGCAGTGCGACACCCGATCGTCAGCAGACGATCGCATGTTTCGTCGTTTGCAGTCTTGAACCACTTGATGTAGAATCCCAGCCCGAAATTCAACTCCCAGTCGCGGAAATCTCTGTCTGAATAGAGACGTAGCGCATCCTCCGAATCAGGAATGTCGCTGTGATGCTTCATAATGTTGTCTCGTCGATTCATAAGGTCGTAGGTCATGACACTAGGAAATAGACTGATTCCTTGGTGTTCGGCAGAGTAGAGCTCGTGAATGCGATCATGTCTTTCTCCAAACCTGGTACGGCAGCAGGGAGGATATTGGATGGCCCAATTGCTGCTCTGGACTCGGCAAGCAGTTGAGGGTATGCTGCGATCTCCCAGGCCTTCTCAGGGTTTGGATACTGTTTGTAGTCCTCACCATTATCCCTAGAGTTCGGTTAGCGGGAACTAAAGAGACCTGAGGGGACTGACCCGGGCTATTCCCAGTCTAGGTCAACGCCTGCTCTAATCAGCCTCGCCACGTTCTTAGAGCATCGTGCTTACCATCCGCACCAGTCACATCAATCATTGCCTTGAAATTCTGAGCAAACAAGCTGCGGTTGCTACAGGAATCTGCGGGCTATTTGCGAACTTGGGTCGAACTTCAGAAACGGCGGTGAACAACGGCATTTGGTCTGATTTGGGACGTTGAAAAACCTCAGACCGCATGAAGGCTAGAGCAACATGTGTCACCCTTGCAAACTAGAAGTGGCTCGGGGACGATATTGTGCTGCCTATATGTGTTCTCCTCAGTTGGGTGGCTTTTGTTTTACCCTGTCAGGTAGACAACGAATCGTGGATTTGAGAACGGATTTGGCCAGTTTGACATATGATGCTCAGTGGCGGTCGCAACCAGAAGAATGTAGCCTGAGATCGCGCATGGTCCATGTATCGCAATTGCGGCCATGCTAGAATACTAAGTgatataacgtactccacaaggATGCCGGTCACCCAAGCATGCCGGTCACTCAATTTTACACCAAAAATCAAGATTTTTGCACCTTAGTAACTCCACAACCACATAATAGAATTGTCTAAAAGTTGTAATACTATGCtaaacctatattaagatcGGTTGCCCTAAAAATTTAAGCTCTGTCCTTAATGTGTGTAAAGTTATTAAAAGGTACGCTAAGACAATCCCTGTATTCTAATCTTTGTTGAAAAACTCTAGTGCTACTAATACAGGATCCTAGCACTTGAATAGAATTATTCTTTACGTAAATGTAGCCTAATTTTTTCTTAAGGTGCAAAAATCTtgatttttggtgtgaaATTGAGTGACCGGCAtgcttgtggagtacgttagaaCACCTGACGAGAGATGGAAGCTTGAGTACGTCATCCTTCCTGCCATGCTGTCATCCTAACCAGATTGGGCTGCCGAGAAACGCGCAATCGAGACTGGGCAACGGTCCATCATGCCTGCTAACTACAGTCGCAACCGATAGCAGGCCTCTGATTCGCTCGGGAAAAACATGCTTGTCCAATCAGATCTGGTGCTTCATGTCACAGCAGTAACCCGCTTGAGGAAAGTGGTGAACAACGTCGAGAACGCGGGATACAGAATCGAGTTGCAAACAGATCGTAGAAGCTTGCCACTGAGATGTACGAACGTCTTCTTACGCTTTGAGGGTTGCCTCCATTGTGAAATAGCGCCCAAGGAACATGGTGTTCGTCACGGGACGGGTAGTAGTGGATTCTTGCCACGTGGACGCGTCAAGGTGAACCGAGCAATCATTGGGAAGCCAGGTGTGCACCATCACCATGTACTGAGGCACT encodes:
- a CDS encoding Non-specific serine/threonine protein kinase codes for the protein MAPHRTPRNKKQQNVFFPNGTNGAGPKSPTQETLPMRPALVSQPSETYEAAQEDEREVLKAIFMDDYEESEAKGAWSKTTDRVLRLKLKSFSNETISVTLCAGLTATYPKTLPALSLEGTSKLRKCTEARLQRILKTKPAELIGEVMIHEIATEIQDVLEDEVAVRETDGTFENLGAERAVQEAAAVELAKQHEEDLQKKKDEEKAEEERILQQMVSDEMKRKDLMAKRKSNRSSVITPTSYFQTANSANYVSFDRIIPLQLEDAIVECSAVEGMLPFRKGPVTEELLVKPIGNTANITLVLKRVRIGDKDAVAMPHLKKAIMEFEAEIEEVKRLRQSVILSVFDFKIEHLPESGWEINILMEHANKGSLGEKIEDDGQILISKVRSWTIELLEALDFLHRNGIVHKRVFPNNILLTKSSDGNVSVKLADVAFQQSLHHLKDLYRGEQAFTSSWSAFWVAAELGKDAKRTRKTDVWDLGVVFLQMLFGLDVPLKYNSPKDLSEALGCSEPLQEMMRKFFKPDPRKRPSAFDLIPCEFLRNDVPVYERPPTPMRSRHSSSSLSHYRLRRESSAGAGVSYSRYAEDWVEQGRLGKGGYGEVVKARNKLDNRVYAIKKIKQKSASALTEVLSEVMLLSRLNHPCVVRYYTAWPEEDSGSNPDLSDDDSAFDSDDSASHSDVSPGGTRSVTYSRSTGGLDFISSNGYKIEFGSDVGSDEDDDGAVVFGSDSEDGTGTASAGPLSPMVRKRTASGTFAARSTRSILYIQMEFCEKQTLRDLIRKGLYDDPEEYWRLFRQILEGLAHIHGHTIIHRDLKPDNIFIDMAKVPKIGDFGLATSGQYQKTDSKVSNGNQDGGGDMTRSVGTALYVAPELSSTVAGTYNEKVDMYSMGIIFFEMCYPLGTAMERDKEIRILRERKHALPSEFETPQKSLQGSIIRSLISHRPSERPSCAELLRTGKVPVQMEDEAVKEALKALSDRNSPHYAKMMTALFSQKPDTQAKDYTWDMGATAQTIKANDVLLQNLVKDRLAMVFRSHGAVEVQRQLLLPWSDHYTDNNVVKLFDPSGTLVQLPYDLILPHARSIGRGAPFLEKTFTIGQVYRDNYTGGAPMSSGEADFDILSYDTLDLALKEAQVLKVVDEVIDEFPSLRSTQMCFHINHSNLLEIIMDFCRISVPQRPAVKAVLSKLNIGKNNWQTIRNELRSSDIGISSTSLDDLARFDWRDTPEKAFSKLRRIFEGTKHHDRTHAIFGHLSSVVNYMKLWNVKRKVYLSALSSFNEKFYTGGILFQCLFDTKQRLVLAAGGRYDKLIEEYRPKGPGHNQTSIGYHAVGVNLGWDRLVSSMTRYLKKPEKSAFLKKHLEEDTPAVSWMPRRCDCLIASFDPSVLRSAGVKMVSDLIAHGYTAELSIDAHSIEDVLRHYRDDRHSWVIIIKHGVAPDKPDLKVKSIAKKEDADLRSADLLNYLRNELRDRESREGSAAQRLTKAAPAPSSSPSTSTRANVDVLISHHRSKKSNKWSIVEAAQSRSHELLDSFQEAPIAAIETKEEVMNSIRETRLSDPDSWRQAIQKLPIVERKYLQELHDLLLGYRAKWREVRGEEGGKGSGVGDGKAFVYNFRTGGCLLYDLDN
- a CDS encoding Methionyl aminopeptidase translates to MGSQTPEEQRRGHDESSIGTGIDSINPPKPAAASGLLGGALEGEDDDADDHDDDKDGTDLKLNNDATNGELVVSYMKAKLTSRGQKKKRKRNKNKKKKALVTQQTSPPRVPLADIFRNQPYPKGQISENQNQDENLQRTTDEEIRHVSIMDNMDDAFLNDYRKAAETHRQVRQYVQTIAKPGITMSRLADEIEDGVRGLVGHQATETGDALKAGMGFPTGLCLNNVAAHWTPNPGAKEIVLQYDDVLSVDFGVHVNGRIVDSAFTVAHNPVYDNLLEGVKAATNTGLKEAGIDARMDQISAAIQEVMESYEVTLNRKTIPIKSINNITGHNILRYKIHGDKQVPFVKTRTNQRMEEGDVFAIETFGSTGRGSIRDDVGVYGYGRNESVSARGLHHSSAKTLLKLIDDNFGTLVFSRRYLERVGAKNYHLGMKTLVASGIVQQYGPLVDVPGSYVAQFEHTVLLRPNCKEIISRGDDY